The Setaria viridis chromosome 2, Setaria_viridis_v4.0, whole genome shotgun sequence DNA window CCAGCTGGTTGTCGTCCAGTGTCAGTGCCCGCAAGTTCTTGAGGTGAGTTCCAAGGCAGTCCGGTATGACTCCGGAGAAGGAATTCTCCAGCATCTGTGCCTCCTCCAGCTTGGTGGCGTTGCAGAGCGACGGCGGGATGGCACCGTGTAGCTGGTTGTTATCAACGCTGAGCAGCGTGAGTCTGGACAGCCTGCCACTGGCGTTCGGGGGCAGAGTCCCTGTGAGGTTGTTGTTCTGCACGACAAAATTCTGGAGAGTGGAGATGTTAAACACGGCGGAAGGTATGGATCCTTGGAGCATGTTGTAGTTGAGGTAGAGGGCAGTGAGAGCTTTGAGGTTGCCAAGAGCGCCAGGGATGGCGCCGGCAAGGTTATTGCTTGTGAGGCTGAGGATGGTGAGGGAGGTGAGGTTGCCAAGGGAGGCAGGGATTGCTCCAGTGAGGTTGTTGTTGGTGAGGCGGAGGATGGTGAGGGAGGTGAGGTTGCCAAGGGAGGCAGGGATTGCTCCAGTGAGGTGGTTGTAGCGGAGACTGAGCTGCTGGAGGCGGTGCAGTGACCCCAGCGCTGGGGGCACCGGCCCCTGCAGCACGTTGTGGCTGAGATTGAGGCGCTCGAGGGAGGGCGGCAACGGGGagggcacgccgccgccgaggcggttcCTGGAGAGGTCGAGTCGTCGGAGGTAGGTGAGGCCCGAGAGGGATGAAGGAGCCACGGTGCCGGAGCTGGCCAGGCCGAGCCCGCGGAGGTCCAGCGCTGtcacgcggccgcggcggcgcccgcgcacCCCGCACGTGACGCCGCGCCACccgcacggcgccggcgcggtcaTGTTGCCGCCGCCCCATGATGCCAAGGCCCCGTATGGGTCGTCCGTGATGAGGGACCGGAACTGCATGAGCGCACGGTGGTCAGCGCTGGTACCGTCACTTCCCGCGGAGGCCGATGTCCATGCTGGAGATgcaaggaggagggaggccACGAGTAGGATGGAGCAACGGTGCTCCATGGCTGTCCGCATAGCTTGGCTCTGTGCTCCTTGATGCAGCGAGTAATAACAATGCTATTTAAGATGCCGATTCAATCTCGCTAGTCTCTAATTTCCAAGTCACCAAGTCAATGAGGTCTTCTTCCAACTTTGTCCATAGTGACCATATCCACGGGTCATCCTCCAACATCCAGTTGGATGAAAGTTCGGTGACCTTGCTGCGTCGCCAGCCTCCAAAACTTGCCAGCTGCACTGCCGTGACATTGGTACGGATTTTCCGAGCATCCTCCTCGCAAGCTTCTCAGTAAATTTCGACCTGTAGCAATTTCGACCTGTGGGGTCACAGTAAATTTGACCTCGCACTACCGTAGCAGTCCCAACCCACGGTGTCCATAGTGTCACGTCACAAGGACTGTAGCAATTTCGACCTGTGGGGTCTCAGTAAATTTGCGCCGCATCTTCTCCAACGTTTGCCGCATCCTGTTCGCTCAGCTTCTTTATAGGGAGATGAGGTATTTATGTATGGTTCGATTGCTCCCCTACCTTATCTTAACCATCCTATCAATATACTATAGCACGGATCTTAAATACTGGGAGTTATGCTAAAAAAAGCTGGTAGAAGTTGTAGGTTTCCGTTATTTTAGAGGCATGACGTGACTATTACAGAGTCCATGTGAAGAAAACGCCAAGTGGAAGGCTGAAAACAACTGGACCGGCATCCGTGCAGAGCGTTGCAAAATTGGGCCGTAGAAGAGGATCGAACGGGTGCACAAGAACTACAGATGGGACTGAAAAAATCAATTCACGcctctaaaaaaaagaaaagacaaaagaaaaaatgattCACGCACATAGCAGAATTTTACTTGAGTGATAGTTAGGAATTCCGTTTCTTACTTTCTTGCATTAAGCTATTCTATAGTGCTGGACTTTTTATACGTACTAATGTAAAGATACTATACTCATAATAAACTTGAATAAGTTTGAGGTATGATGTGGGGTGTCGGTGTGGAGGTATCAGATTAGTGCCTTACAATATGCTGTTACGTTCTGTTGATTCTTtaactattcatcatttcagCTGTAAAATGGAGTAAGACAGTTCGTATTGAAAGTgtacttttctttgtttccagtaACATGCTCCAAAAATTTAGGTTTAACTTGTCTAGTGTGGTCTCAGAACTGCTCCAAACTACACATGTAAATAGTCAGCCTCACCCCCAGGAAACAGAGCACTGCTTTGGGCCGAACTACACACTAGAACAGCAAATACAATGTTGCTGCACTTTATAACTGAGTGCTGGCCGTTAAGCCACACCTGAAGTGCTCCAAACTACACATGTATCATACATAAACCAGATTTACAAACTGCAAACTTCAAGACTACGGCAGCGACTTACGACTTCCGCAAACCCCTCATTGTTCAGTATAGGACTTGAGATGAATTGATCAGAGACTACCAGTAATGGATGCAAGTAAAAAAAGATTTGGTGTCATCACATGTCACATTTTCAGATCTGAAGTCAAAATCCGATCTTCGTCAAACTTCGGTGAGATTTTCCAGCGAAACTGTGGACTTCCGACGAAAACCGACACCCgatggagttcctctcttcgagctctacgccgtggtgCAGTGGATTGCGCGAATCCGATAccggctccgtcgtcttccccaactccggcgagcttttccgccgccattgctcaTCATCGGtcgaaggtgagcacaccatctcATTCGTCTCATCGTCCTTGTTCCGTTTTGCTCGTTCAATCGCGAGTTTAGGAGTCATTCTCGGCAaatccctctttttttttccctttgtttCCCTGTCTGTTCCTGTTCATCTGGCCATGGCCACGGCGCCGTGCAGCCTCGCCGCCTCCTGGGCACCCGCGCCGGGCCACCACCTCCTGCCCCAGCCTGCGCCGCCAAcaccgccgccggtgcgccgcCTTGCGCTACCCCTGCACCACCACCGTTGCCCGTTCGCTCACGCCACCGCCAGTCACCGCCCGCGCCTTGCGCGCCGCTCAACGCACCGCGACACGAGCCGCCACGCACCGCCACCAGagctgcaccgccaccgccgcgccttTGGCccagccccggccgccgccgcgggcaagCCGGCCGCCCAGAGCAACCGACGCCATCCAGTCAACCAGCGGatggaggttgaagatgagaTGGCGAATTTGCGTCAAAGCCCCTAGAAGATCCTGTAATATTTAGTTTATCTCCTATGTCTTGCAACTTTCTCGAAAACCCCCCTGAATCTTTCGGTTTCCTTGCAATCTAATCCATGTCGTgacttttgcagatctaacccttAGCTTTATCCTTTTTGGAGTAGTATTTCTTGTGTCTTGCAGACCTTTTCTGCTAGTCCTCCCAATCTATGGTTACTTACGTTTAGGTTCTTGCAATCTTGTTTATCTCATAGAATCTATGTTTTAGCTCCTTTTTAGTCCGTTCAAATTGCGTTAGGTTCGTGATGACATAAATTACACATTAGTGGTAATGTTTTTCTTCTAGCATATTGTTGAAAATAaagttaatattaatttgattaatacctGTTAAACATGTCCTCCTTTGAATAAAAGGTATTTAGTGCTATACACCGTTGTTCATAATGGATGTTAACTAGATTAATGCTTACTTCATAGGCTTTCCTAAATAAAAGCTAATAGAGCTACACCTCGCCTTTGCATGAACTAAATGTTAATTTACTTAATGTTCAATACTGAATCAACCttcctaaataaaagttgattagGATTCTACCCCAGCTTTGATAAATAAATATTAACTTGATAAATATCAACATATGAATATGTTTTCAATAGCAATTTGACCCACCTAAATAATAAAGTATATGTGTAGATGTTTCACATAGTTTAGACTTTCTAAAGTCAGATGTTAAATGGCATAATCTATACTTCaatatttctaattaaaatATGATTAAGTTATAACTCAGTTTTTCTTCCTTATTGATAAAATAACTGATGATAATATGAATGTGTTTTCTAAATGAAGTTTGTTTAGCTCAACACgatatatatatttattctGTTTTCATCTTTATACAGTTAAGTGTGTAATTGGTCTAATTTATACATGAACATTTATAAATAAAACTTGACTAGGATTTATCTCGGTCTTTgcaaataaaatataatttgcATTAGTTCCAACTTGGGGTATTTTCTttctgaaatatcctttacaCATGCTTTGCTAATTAAAATAAACTTAGCTTATAGACCTTTGTGCTTTCATAAATGCAAATCGTTCGATAGCCGTTCTTTGCCAGCTTTACCCCAGAATCTCTTTTATAATGCTTTGGATCTTTCCAGTTCTAATTCAAGCTCAGATCCAGTTGTTCTATAAATCTAACCAAGCTTTTCCTTTTCAAGCATAGTTTGTGTGCCTTAGTGATCCAAATAGTTTATCTTAGAGTTTCTATTCTGCCTGGTAGTTCTGTGTCTTACTGAGTAATTTTATGCTGCTCAATTTCTTTGTCTAATTAATCCTATCATGCTTGTTCGATATTTTCCCTGAGAATCTTGTCTCATAGGTCTTTCAGCTATCTCTTTAGACAAATCTTGCTAGTTCCGTTCTCAGCGTTTCCTATATTCGCGTAGTCCTAGAATTGACCCCTATCCtctagtacgctcttttaaagcttttcttttgttttgatgtattgttcttagttgtacttgtttgctgttttgtatgtttgtgccgatgTTTGATGTTtacttcgagtagaaggatcgctgttcggAAGATTGGAAGAGTAaaagtttcaagagagcaagaaccaaagagcagtaagagtaactttttgtTAGAGAAAGGCAATTGTGTCCTTGTACTTTTATCCCAATAACTTTATTagtcactattgcatatgcttgcatttaatttgatgggtcctattaagatTTGCCTAGTTTCATATGATCATTCCATGTCAACCTGGGTttatctttctgttgggtagctatgcttagctgctatacttgggatATGGTTGTTCTAATGAAATCAATGATTAAACctatttttatttatgttaTACATTtctttaatacaagatcactgtGTTTAATCAGAACATGGAGTGACCActcaggaaaacagtgctaccacaagactaaatggctctagtTTTGactaaataattagaaactctagtatgggataatcttaccgaaagggaaagaggggaggcgttgatgggatatagcactcgctctcttgggaagtggacTTTTCTAAGACACTATACTcactaggggactgttatgctTTGCTTCggcctgaaaccttagcgggttaccacttactagcgaatatttgtaaaggccttgtagcatccctatgcaatcacacctcggaagtgtggtatgatgCCTTGCAAAAACCGCATGGtcgggtccaaagttcttttgaacttttacgcgacttgtgggtaaagatgtgcgacctctgcagagtgtaaaactgatcgatcagccgtgctcacagtCAAGAGCGGTCTGGAcactcacatgataattgaacttgaagatggacttaaactGTGGTTTATGATATGTCTATGTTTCtaccatatgcttatggcttatggttattaattgtgggttggtatatacttgtACCTTAGTAAAcgggtgctaataaaattttacCAACTAAAAATGTTTAATGCAGTCAAtcagtcagcctttccttgattaagccttgcattcatatctttcccacacttgctgagtacgacatgtgctcacccttgctataatcaacgttgctcagaagaagaagctgctatgaagttgttgtgaagatgatgctgagttctaggcgtacgcaatcCTAGTCGACTGCCCGtgagtttggagcctccgttttcaGGGTTTAAGCTGTGTGTCTCTGATAGtctcgtaagtctttatttgtatctttttacgtgatactattgctgttattcactaatgctGTCACtgtatgtatgaaactagatcctgacaaacatataggtagcacttggttttgttttaaaatcagGTGTGACATCCAGTCTCCATGGTAGAGGTCAAACCTCAGCTTCCCAAAGACCCTGAAGCATAAGCCCAACGTCATTGCCTTCATTCTTTCCAGATACACGACGACCAGAGCAGAGGACAGTAGGCCATTGTCCAGGCAACCAGACATGTTTAATCTTGGTGCAGATGATTATAGCATTCAGAGGTCGTAACCCAACATTGTAGCATTCAGAGGTGAAATGATCGCAGATAATTATGGATGTAAGTAAAAATCTTGGTGTCACCAGTCATCACAGGTCACATTGCGCTACTTGGGGCGCATAAACAGAGTTACAGAGGGAACCAGTAGTCTTCCCAGCAGTTGTGATCATAGGCATCATCATCCCTTGCCGCCTCTCCACGAAGAGGTTGAACATCAGCTTCGCAGAGATCATGCAGCATAAGCCCATTATTTTTGCCTTCGTTCTCTCCAGTCACACGATGATCAGGGCAGAGAGCAATAGGCCATTGtccaggcaaccaaacatgtTTAATCTTGGTGCAGCGAGCACGGAGTTCATTGCTAACGTTGTAACATTCGGAGATGTCAAAGAACTTGAGACGAGGGCAGCCCTTCAGGATAGCATAGACGCCTTTGTCGGTCAGGCGGTTGCCTCCCATCTGGAGAAGCCGCAGCTCGTGCATGGTTTCTGCAATGGTGAAGGCGTATGCATGCTGAGATAACTGAAATGATTCATGTACGCATCTTAGGCATCTTGTTTCATTCCACTTTccgaaacattcagaaatattTGTTTTAGTGACTTGTCTTCTCCCTTACATCTTAGATATCGAGCCTTATTCATGATGACGTTTTGGACGATGCTGATACTAGGCGTGCCATGGACTCATTGAACTTCAAAGTGGGGAAGAAAGTAATATCATATACTTTTTCTACAATGGCTAACTTGTATATTTAGGGCCAAATAGTTTAATATGGCAGTTATTTCAGTGGAAGGTAATGGTGAAGAACTAGAACTGTCGCTCAGGCCCTCTCTAATAGGCGGTGGGTCACTGGTATCAGGGGAGGACTCATTGTGGAAGTCCTGACGGAGTACCTATTATTATGGGACCAATTGGATGGTGTCCAGCTGCAACAAGATACCCCTGACCAATACATTTGGAAGCTGACCCAATCTGGTTTATACTCCAGTAAGTCTGCATATGAGGCCTTTTTTGTGGGATCTATTAAGTTTATTCCTTGGAAAATAATATAGAGAAGTTGGCCCCATACGCTGTAAATTTTTCATTTGGTTGGCTATTAAACAATGACTTTGGATTGCTGACAGACGGGCCAGTAGAGGCTTACAACATCCTTGAGCCTGCTTGCTTGCTCATCCTgcgttgttcgagaaaaaaatcataaatttttAATGGAAAAGGAAACTCAAGGGATCTTAATTTAAAGTTGTATTCTTAAATATGGACATATAAACATGTGGAGCCCTTTTTTTCCGTAGTTCTTAGAGaccaaaatataaaaaatttcTTATTTAATGTGCAAGTAAGCCCATTTTTCTGTTTGATACCTCTGAAAATGAATAATGATAATAGTTGTATCTGTTTATTTTCCACATCTTCTCATCTCATAAGTATGGACCATGTTCttctaaaagaaataaaaggaagCAACGCCAAGCCATGCTGTAAACTTGGCAAAATGCAAGTCAAACTATATCTTGAGTCATATTCACAATACCTTATAACAGTTAGTAAAGCTGATGCTACCCTGCAGCTTGCAGTATTGGCTGGCGATTTCCTACTTTTCAGGGCATTTTCTGCAGCTGTGTCTCTTGACAATACTGAGGTGCGATGTTTCTCCTTTGTAAAGGCTAACAAGTTATATTATTTTCCTTCATCTTTGTTTGACTTTGTTGGGAATATTGCTATCGAGGATAAAATAGACTATGAGTGGGGGCTAAAAAAATACAACTGAAAGAACAAAATCACTTTAGTTTTTAGCATGTGAGCTGCCATGTCACTCTGCATCTTCGCCCATTTCTTTCAACATCAGATTATGTCAGTTCCTTTCCAGTCTGTATCTTTTGCATGTTCATAACGTCAAGATACCGAAATTATTTTTAATTCTGCAGGTTGTATCATTACTAGCAACTGCTGTAAATAATCTTGTTACTGGTGAGCTTATGCAGATGTCAATAACTCCAGCACAGCGCTGCAGGTACATATCCTATtcattttatcattttcttGCATCAAGCTGTTGCACCCATAAACTTCGATAAGTTTGAGATATGATGTGGGGTCAGTGTGGAGGTAGCAGATTAGTGCCTTAGAATGTGTTGTTATGCTCAGTTCATTCTTTAACTCTTCATTATTTGGCCTGTCATATGTGTGCAAGTAGCTGTTTAGCTTAGAGTGGATATGTACTGACGTTACTTTTCATCAACTATCATCAAATCAAAGTCCATGAAAAGTATTCACTACTTAATATAATGCCAATCACAATTAAATAGATCATTGGTGCTAATCTATCTACTAAAAACTTGGATAACCTTGTTCTGGATTGAGCAGATCCAAGAACCATGTCCACcccgacgacgatgacgaccaCAAGAGCCGTGTGGTCCCCTCCGTCCACGACACCATGCTGCTCCATGAGGTCGCCGCTATCCTAAACCTACACGCCCAGGCTGTTGCGGTCCAAAACATCCGCAACCTCATCTTGATCGTCCTCGACGTCAGCTCCACCAACTATGCTTGCTGGCACGAGCAGTTCTTGCTCATGGTCGGAAAGTTCTCCCTCGACGCCCACATCTTTCAGGACCGTCCACTCCCTGGTCATCCAGATTCGGCGCGAATGGATTGCGTCATCCGGTCTTGGATCTACGGCACCCTCTCCAACGACCTCGCCAACACCGTGATGGTGCTCGGCACCACCGCCCGCTCCGTCTGGCTTGCCGTTGAATCCCAGTTTCACGACAACCATGAGACTCGCGCTCTCCTCCTCGCCACCCAGTTTCGCACCTTCGTTCAAGGCGACCTGTCCATCACCAACTACTGCAAGCGCCTGAAGGCCATGGCGGATGCCCTCGGCGAGCTCAGCGAGCTCGTCATCGACCAGTCCCTCTTCCTTAACGTCATCCGCGGCCTCAACACCAAGTATACCGCCATCGGTCTCCATCTTCGTTGCGGTCGCCCGTTCTCGACGTTCCTGGAGGGCTGCAAGGACCTGCTGCTCGAGGAGCTCACCTCCACGCAGCCGTCCTCGGAGCACACCACCGCTCTCCTCGCTGCTGGCTCAGGCACCCCCACGCATTCGGCCCGGCCGCCCCAGCCCCAACAGCAGCATCGCTCCGGGAGCGGCTCCTTCAAGCCTCGTCGCAGCAAGCGCAACTTCGGCCGCCGCACCTCCAAGGACGGCAACTCctgcagcggcggtggcgccggccagTGCCCCCCCCTTCCGCAGTGGCGCCAAGCAGGGCGCCTCCCAGGGCTCCTCCGATGTCGCCCCCTGGCCCTCCTTCTAGAACCCGTGGACTGGGGCCATCCAGATGTGGCCCGGTGCGCGCGTTCAGCAGGCTGGGGCGCACCCTCATGCCATGTTGGCCCCGTACTCCACGCATGCTAGCAGATGCAGCTCCATGTGTTCCAAGCGGCCCAGTTCGAGGCCACCCAGCTGCAGGCCACCCAGTTGCAGGCTGCCCAGGCGCAGGCCTAGACATACCAGGCTGCCCTAGCACAAGCCCTCCAGCAAGCGccgtgtggcggaaccgtccaacttaaactggtttaaatgcgcctaattgctgccgacgcagcaattatccgaaatgcacttaaaacagtgtaagtccggtcgtccgtcgagtgtccctaggactcctcgaaagatccacgttgtgtttcatagccatacatcaggatagtatccgcgatgggatagcatcaacaaatattacattattacatacatataaaaggtacgagttattacagaacatagattgaagcaaacttaacagtgcagtgttagacagagttctaagatttaaaacataaacggttcgggaggagatgagcatttaaaaacttcttcttatgggtattgtgagactcataacaataccctaaggcttcggggcttcctcctctgtagactcctgtGGTGCTTCTGAAAGaaagccacaagggataaccctgagtacggggtactcagcaagtcttacccgactaaccaatataatagcttttctttggaagtatatgatagcttttggtGTGCTTGGCTGttatatttttgccgaaaaagcttactacaagtaatgccttagttttatcttttatttgggttaagtcattacctaaccattctaaatgatgagaaGAAAATGAACGCAACAATAtatattaagtcatacatcaaacatTATCAGAAATATAtatcattcatgaatttatactacgatgctcaacagtgatcaagtgcattcataaccgagaattgcggcgatccggatcaatttacatcctgcaggagagtaccctgatcaccagttttatacgactgtccaggtcgtacataacgacttttcgattagtaaagtcaatgattgggaataagactacccggacccagggacgcacccccacatgggaccccacgtctggcccgatcaccatgtgagtttcaggctacgcccctgccaatctccagcacgtcaagcgcgagtacgaagtattcccgatcagagagtttactaacctactgggctttactggtcccatacccagtaagtgatcagatgcttatcacttgatcaaaggttaagacaacgaatcgggccttaaccaattaatctagcagacagaactacatctctagttTTTATCCGCTTCCcaatttccaagtcatcttctcataaataacatgtatgactcaaaagttttccttaaggttggtaaaccaagcatttaagcaactaagcaattctagacttgggttatcttctaaggtttgaacaagtggcaaagatgtccttaaaacaaggtatgaacATGCACAAGattaggtttcaagcaactcctagacttagtgcatacatatcaCAAATAACTGAATaaaggacacatgaaatattgacttcaaaataataggtgtaatgcaccggggcttgccttgttcgcttaaaaagttagtattgtcCGATGGGTTGacctcgcaggggaccaattcaaagacttcttcgaactccgaagatccttctgaaaattccaagtaatctccttctggtgcttcggggtctatagcacaacacatgcaggggttaggaatgcaaaattttgaataaaaaa harbors:
- the LOC117844955 gene encoding uncharacterized protein — protein: MLLHEVAAILNLHAQAVAVQNIRNLILIVLDVSSTNYACWHEQFLLMVGKFSLDAHIFQDRPLPGHPDSARMDCVIRSWIYGTLSNDLANTVMVLGTTARSVWLAVESQFHDNHETRALLLATQFRTFVQGDLSITNYCKRLKAMADALGELSELVIDQSLFLNVIRGLNTKYTAIGLHLRCGRPFSTFLEGCKDLLLEELTSTQPSSEHTTALLAAGSGTPTHSARPPQPQQQHRSGSGSFKPRRSKRNFGRRTSKDGNSCSGGGAGQCPPLPQWRQAGRLPGLLRCRPLALLLEPVDWGHPDVARCARSAGWGAPSCHVGPVLHAC